In Chelmon rostratus isolate fCheRos1 chromosome 20, fCheRos1.pri, whole genome shotgun sequence, a single window of DNA contains:
- the lsm5 gene encoding U6 snRNA-associated Sm-like protein LSm5: protein MAATPATNPSQLLPLELVDKCIGSRIHIVMKTDKEIVGTLLGFDDFVNMVLEDVTEFEITPEGRRITKLDQILLNGNNITMLIPGGEGPEV from the exons ATGGCGGCTACTCCAGCAACAAATCCGTCTCAGCTGCTCCCACTTG AGCTTGTGGACAAATGTATCGGCTCCCGAATTCACATCGTCATGAAAACCGACAAAGAAATCGTTGGCACCCTGCTGGGTTTCGATGACTTTGTCA ATATGGTCCTGGAAGATGTGACAGAGTT tgaaatCACACCAGAGGGAAGGAGGATAACCAAACTGGACCAGATCCTTCTCAATGGCAATAACATCACTATG ctCATACCTGGAGGAGAAGGTCCTGAAGTATGA
- the avl9 gene encoding late secretory pathway protein AVL9 homolog — protein sequence MDSHGRDDLKGPVLHIVVVGFHHKKGCQVEFSYPPLMPDEGHDSNLLPEEWKYLPFLALPDGAHNYQEDTVYFHLPPLSGDMKCVYGVSCYRQIEAKALKVRQADVTRETVQKSVCVLSRVPLYGLLQAKLQLITHAYFEEKDFSQISILKELYDHMNGSLRGSALEGSQVYLGLSPRDLILHFRHKVLILFKLILLEKKVLFYVSPVNRLVGALMTVLSLFPGMIEHGLVDSSHYRPKSSVSEDLSLVESVSGAEEFVSVSVTDIANTTLEGEEPAQPAAESLSSGNSTEGDGHLLKPPSRTSPESSESDWETLDPSVLEESGPKEAAEGKETSELPDAFDSKPGTPITVQPQAVSDQGGVSQGLVSGLEEDQYGLPLPIFTKGYLCLPYMALQQHHLLSDVTVRGFVAGATNILFRQQRHLSDAVVDVEEAGIQIQDPELRKILSLTTADLRFADYLVKHVTENRDDVFLDGTGWEGGDEWIRAQFTLYLHSLLSSALQQDNERLLADYGAPFITAWKITHNYRVWYSNKHPAMAAITPGHPFQGQYSVADVKLRLSHSVQNSERGKKIGNAMITTSRSVVQTGKVVGQSVGGALTSAKSAMSSWFSTLAQPAAVNTPASPEPATEVKP from the exons ATGGATTCTCACGGCAGGGACGACCTAAAGGGACCGGTGCTGCATATCGTGGTGGTTGGATTTCACCACAAAAAGGGCTGTCAG GTTGAATTCTCCTACCCGCCGCTGATGCCAGATGAGGGTCATGACAGCAACCTGCTGCCAGAGGAGTGGAAGTACCTCCCTTTCCTGGCGCTTCCTGACGGGGCGCACAACTACCAGGAAG ACACTGTGTATTTTCATCTGCCGCCCCTGAGTGGAGACATGAAGTGTGTCTACGGCGTCTCCTGTTATCGCCAAATAGAAGCAAAG GCCCTAAAGGTCAGACAGGCTGACGTCACCAGGGAGACCGTTCAGAAGAGCGTCTGCGTCCTCAGTCGAGTG CCTCTCTACGGCCTGCTTCAAGCTAAACTGCAGCTCATCACTCACGCCTACTTCGAGGAGAAAGACTTTTCACAGATCTCCATTTTAAAG GAGCTGTACGACCACATGAACGGCTCTCTGAGGGGGTCAGCTCTGGAGGGCTCACAGGTTTATCTCG GGCTTTCACCGAGAGATTTAATACTGCACTTTAGACACAAG GTTCTCATCCTCTTCAAGCTCATTCTGCTGGAGAAGAAG GTCCTGTTCTATGTGTCTCCTGTCAACAGACTAGTCGGAGCTCTGATGACCGTTTTATCGCTGTTTCCAG GTATGATCGAGCACGGCCTGGTGGACTCGTCCCACTACAGGCCCAAGAGCAGCGTGTCGGAGGACCTGAGTCTGGTGGAGAGCGTCTCCGGAGCCGAGGAGTTCGTCTCCGTGTCCGTCACCGACATCGCTAACACCACGCTGGAGGGGGAGGAGCCCGCCCAGCCTGCGGCAGAGTCTCTGTCCTCTGGGAACAGCACCGAGGGGGACGGCCACCTCCTCAAACCCCCGTCGCGCACCTCCCCAGAGTCCTCCGAGAGCGACTGGGAGACTCTGGACCCCAGCGTGTTGGAAGAAAGTGGTCCAAAAGAGGCAGCTGAGGGGAAAGAGACATCGGAGCTCCCGGACGCCTTCGACTCCAAGCCGGGGACGCCCATCACCGTGCAGCCACAAGCCGTCAGCGATCAGGGAGGGGTCAGCCAGGGTCTGGTGTCAGGTCTGGAGGAGGACCAGTACGGCCTGCCGCTCCCCATCTTCACTAAG GGTTACCTGTGTCTGCCCTACATGgccctgcagcagcatcacctcCTGTCAGACGTGACGGTGCGTGGCTTCGTTGCCGGGGCGACCAACATCCTCTTCCGCCAGCAGAGGCACCTCAGTGATGCTGTCGTCGAT GTGGAAGAAGCCGGGATCCAGATCCAGGACCCCGAGCTTCGCAAGATCCTGAGCCTGACGACAGCAGACCTGCGTTTCGCCGACTACCTGGTCAAACACGTGACGGAGAACCGCGACGACGTTTTCCTGGACGGGACGGGCTGGGAGGGCGGAGACGAGTGGATCAGAGCCCAGTTCACTCTCTACCTCCACTCCTTACTGTCCTCTGCACTCCAGCAAG ATAACGAGCGGCTGCTGGCTGATTATGGCGCGCCGTTCATCACCGCCTGGAAGATCACCCACAACTACCGGGTGTGGTACAGCAACAAGCACCCCGCCATGGCCGCCATCACCCCAGG ACACCCGTTCCAGGGCCAGTACAGTGTTGCTGATGTCAAACTACGACTCTCACA ctcGGTGCAGAACAgcgagagagggaagaagatcGGAAACGCCATGATCACCACCAGTCGCAGCGTGGTCCAGACGGGGAAGGTAGTGG GTCAGTCGGTAGGCGGAGCATTGACCAGCGCCAAGTCGGCCATGTCCTCCTGGTTCTCCACACTGGCCCAGCCTGCAGCTGTAAACACCCCCGCCTCTCCGGAGCCCGCCACAGAGGTCAAACCCTGA
- the kbtbd2 gene encoding kelch repeat and BTB domain-containing protein 2 has protein sequence MSDLSERRPVNTDYAVSLLEQLKFFYEQKLLTDVVLLVEDTEFPCHKMVLATCSSYFRAMFMSGLSESKQTHVHLRNVDPATLQIIITYAYTGNLAISDSTVEPLYETACFLQVEDVLLQCRDYLVKKINAENCVRMLSIGDLFSCSELKQSAKRMVEHKFPVVYRQEAFLQLSHELLIDVLSSDNLNVEKEETVREAAMLWLEYNMEARSQHLSSVLSQIRIDALSEVTQRAWFQGLPPNDKSVVVQGLYKSMPKFFKPRLGMTKEEMLIFMEAMSETQGDGYVMSGSMPTAVVCYSPQAEKVYKLSNPPGDLQKVGTLVTPDNDVFIAGGQIPLKNAITNHGKSGKLQAVFHSVDSFFWFDAQQNAWVPKTPMLCARIKPSLVYCEGYIYAIGGDNVGGELNKRTVERYDCEKDEWSMMSPLPFAWNWSTSVVAHDCIYVMTHDLMYCYFPRADTWVEMAMRKTSRCFASAAAFGDFIFYIGGLHVVSNSGIRLPTSTIDGSSVTVEIYDVNKNEWRLAANIPAKRYSDPCVRAVVLLNSLCIFMRETHMNERAKYAIYQYNMELDRWYLRQPVSERVLWDLGKDFRCTVGKLYPSCLEESPWKPPTYLFSPDGAEEFEVDGELVTLPHV, from the exons ATGTCGGATCTCAGTGAGCGCAGGCCGGTCAACACGGACTACGCTGTCTCCCTGCTGGAGCAGCTCAAGTTCTTTTACGAACAGAAATTACTGACTGATGttgtgctgctggtggaggacaCGGAGTTCCCATGTCACAAGATGGTCCTGGCAACATGTAGCTCCTATTTCAG GGCGATGTTCATGAGTGGCCTCAGTGAGAGCAAACAGACCCACGTCCACCTGAGGAACGTGGACCCGGCCACCCTGCAGATCATCATCACCTACGCCTACACGGGCAACCTGGCCATCAGCGACAGCACCGTGGAGCCGCTCTACGAGACCGCCTGCTTCCTGCAG GTGGAGGACGTCTTGCTGCAGTGCAGAGACTATCTGGTGAAGAAGATAAACGCCGAGAACTGCGTCCGCATGCTGAGCATCGGCGACCTGTTCAGTTGTAGCGAGCTAAAGCAGAGTGCGAAGCGCATGGTGGAGCACAAGTTCCCGGTGGTCTACAGGCAGGAGGCCTTCCTTCAGCTATCCCACGAGCTGTTGATAGACGTCCTCAGCAGCGACAACCTCAAcgtggagaaggaggagacgGTGCGCGAGGCGGCCATGCTGTGGTTGGAGTATAACATGGAGGCGCGCTCGCAGCACCTGTCCTCCGTGCTCAGTCAGATCCGCATCGACGCGCTGTCTGAGGTGACGCAGCGTGCCTGGTTCCAGGGACTGCCGCCCAACGACAAGTCTGTGGTGGTGCAGGGCCTCTACAAGTCCATGCCCAAGTTCTTCAAACCTCGGTTAGGCATGACCAAGGAGGAGATGCTGATCTTCATGGAGGCCATGTCAGAAACGCAAGGCGACGGATACGTGATGTCTGGGTCCATGCCTACTGCGGTTGTGTGTTACAGCCCGCAGGCGGAGAAAGTCTACAAGCTCAGCAACCCCCCAGGAGACCTGCAGAAGGTGGGAACCCTGGTGACGCCAGACAACGATGTGTTCATTGCTGGCGGACAGATCCCACTCAAAAACGCTATCACCAACCACGGCAAGAGTGGAAAGCTACAAGCAGTCTTCCACTCAGTCGATAGCTTCTTTTGGTTTGATGCCCAGCAGAATGCCTGGGTACCCAAAACCCCCATGCTGTGTGCCCGAATCAAGCCCTCGCTGGTCTACTGCGAAGGCTACATCTATGCAATCGGGGGCGATAATGTCGGAGGGGAGCTGAACAAGCGCACGGTGGAGCGCTACGACTGCGAGAAGGACGAGTGGAGCATGATGAGCCCCCTGCCCTTCGCCTGGAACTGGAGCACCTCCGTGGTGGCGCACGACTGCATCTATGTGATGACCCACGACCTGATGTACTGCTACTTCCCCCGGGCCGACACCTGGGTGGAGATGGCCATGCGCAAGACCAGCCGCTGCTTCGCCTCCGCAGCTGCCTTTGGCGACTTCATTTTCTACATCGGCGGCCTCCACGTGGTCAGCAACTCTGGCATCCGCCTGCCCACGAGCACCATCGACGGCTCCTCCGTCACCGTGGAAATCTATGATGTCAACAAGAACGAGTGGCGCCTGGCCGCCAACATCCCGGCCAAGCGTTACTCGGACCCGTGCGTGCGGGCCGTGGTGCTGCTCAACTCACTTTGCATCTTCATGCGTGAAACCCACATGAACGAGCGCGCCAAGTACGCTATCTATCAGTATAACATGGAGCTGGACCGCTGGTACCTGCGGCAGCCCGTGTCCGAACGCGTGCTCTGGGATCTGGGTAAGGACTTCCGCTGTACGGTGGGGAAGCTGTACCCCTCCTGCCTGGAGGAGTCCCCCTGGAAACCCCCAACCTACCTCTTCTCCCCCGACGGAGCCGAGGAGTTCGAGGTGGACGGGGAGCTGGTGACCCTCCCTCACGTATAG